TGACAACTGTGTTAGACTATGGGAGAACCTTAAGAAAGGAGGAGTGCCGATGCAAGCAAATATTCGCAGAACAGCTATCTATCTCATAGCCCTTGCTGTAATCTTTGCGGTAGTTGTCCCGCTGACGAGTCACTGGACACCGGGACAGAAGGGGTTACTTCATGGGGGAATTTCGTTTTTATTTTTCTTCTTAATTTTCTTTGTGTGGAGTAGCTTTCGCCAAGTGTCCTGGCAGAAATTAGCCTGGACGATTGGAATTTTGTTAGCGATGGGGCTGATTCTACCTTGGGCGATTGCTTTAGTAAGTCCCTTGCCAACAATCCTTAAGGGACTGTTGCATCTGATTGTTGTAGCAGCTTTCCTAGTAGGAATCATCTATGTTTGGCGCGATCCATTGAAATGGCGTTAATTTAAGTTAAGTCAACCTCGTTCAAGCCACTTAATTGAGCTTGAACGAGGTTTTAACTATTTGTAGAGATCTAATAAGGGGGAATTCTGTGGGATGGCATCTCCTTGAATAAGGTTGGACAGTAAATCAGCTAAATCGTCGGGGGGTAAGTCGTAATCTTGTTGAATCCACTCAATCATCACATTATAAGTAAGGCCAATGATGCCACGGATGCGGTAGCGGTCTGTATTGAGAGTTTGTGCAGTATCGAAGATGTCATTCAAGTAGCGCAGCACATAATTACGTTGTTCTCCGGAGAGAATTGTTTGCAGGAAATGTTGATGCTGATAGAGAAAGTGGAAGAGCTTGGACCAGAATAAATCTAATTTGCCTTGAACGATATAAGTGCCCCCTTGGTTGAGAATTTCTTGGAAGAAGTGGTGGATAATCTCATAGAAAAGCTCTTCTAAAGAGGCGTAATGTCGGTAATAGGTCATGCGCGATACCCCAGCGCGCTCGGTAAGTTGGGTAATTGTAATTTCATCAAAAGGGGTGCTTTCTAAAAGTTGTAATAACGCCGTCTGTAAGGCTTCTTGACTCAGTTGCTTGCCTTGTTGATTCGTGGTAAGGGTCATTGGGAAGTTGCTCCTTTCTGATGTTTCAAAAGCCTCGCATGTGTCACATCTAGTGGCTTTTTGGTTGCAGATACAAAGCTTTAGATGTTACTATTGTAACATCAAATAGTATAGAAGGATTAAAAAGATGCGTGAATTTCATTTAAAAAAACAAGCAACTCAGCGAGTTAAAGCAGGAGAACGCTTATTATTGGCTGAAGATATTCAAGAAACAGGGGCAGAGGACTTACCAGAAGGTGAAAGTATCCTCCTTTGGGGTTTCGATAAGCAGTATGCAGGCAAGGCTCTGATTGCACGCCAACAAAAAGGCCTCGGCTGGTTGTACACCGTTGAAGCAGATGGTGATTGGAGTCGGATGTTTGTAGATGAGAGAGTGAAACTTGCCTACAACAAACGAGCGGCGCTTTTCGGATCTAAGGAGACGACGGCTTTTCGTTTAATCAATGGTGAAGGGGATCAAATTCCGGGTGTGACGGTTGATTGGTATGCAGGTTTTCTGCAAATTAATTGGTATTCCCAAGGTATTTATGCCTTTCGTGAATGGATTTTCGAAGCCTTACAGACTTTACCGATACATATTCTGGGGATTTATGAGACCCAGCGTTTCGGCCAGCTGAAGGTAGCTGAGGCAGTACGCCATACATGGGGCGAGGAAGCAGAGAAGCCCCACCTCATCCAGGAGAATGGGGTGACATATGCCACGTATTTAGGTGAGGATTGGATGACCGGTATTTTCCTTGATCAGCGGGAAGTGCGAAACTTCGTCAAGCAACAAGCCAAGGCTTTGACGGTATTGAATTTATTCAGCTATACAGGCGCCTTCTCCGTTGCAGCAGAAATGGGTGGAGCAGCAAAGACGATAAGTGTAGATGTAGCCAACCGCTCACTAGATTTGACCGAAGAGCAGTTTGCGGTCAATCATCTTGAACGAAACCAAGAGGTGCGAGAAATTCGGGTCATGGATGTATTTGATTACATTCGTTATGCGAAGCGTCATGGCTTGAAATTTGATATGGTGATTTGTGATCCGCCAAGTTTTGCACGGACTAAGCAATATACGTTTAGCGCCCGTCAAGATTACGCCCAACTTGCTGAAGATTTATTTGCCTTAACTGAAGTAGGTGGAATGACCATTCTATCAACAAATCATAGTGGCTATCCTCAGGATGCGTTTCGAGAGGATTTACGTATGGCAGCTGAGCGCAGTGTTGCGCAAGTTCATCTTTTGCAACAATTTGGCTTGCCGGAAGATTTCCAGACAACTGCCGATGCAACGAGTCAATATTTAAAAGTGATGGCCTATTATCGCAGTCATTAAGGAGGTGAGGAGATGAGTTATATCGAGCTCCGAAATATTGTCAAAACATATCGAAACGGGGACACCCTAACTCATGCTAACGACGGAGTGACTTTTGCCGTGGAAGAAGGAGAGTTTGCGGTGATGTTGGGCCCGTCAGGTGCAGGCAAATCAACTACGATGAATATTCTTGGTGGAATGGATCAGCCAACCTCAGGGGATATTATTGTAGACGGG
This region of Suicoccus acidiformans genomic DNA includes:
- a CDS encoding TetR/AcrR family transcriptional regulator, encoding MTLTTNQQGKQLSQEALQTALLQLLESTPFDEITITQLTERAGVSRMTYYRHYASLEELFYEIIHHFFQEILNQGGTYIVQGKLDLFWSKLFHFLYQHQHFLQTILSGEQRNYVLRYLNDIFDTAQTLNTDRYRIRGIIGLTYNVMIEWIQQDYDLPPDDLADLLSNLIQGDAIPQNSPLLDLYK
- a CDS encoding class I SAM-dependent rRNA methyltransferase, whose protein sequence is MREFHLKKQATQRVKAGERLLLAEDIQETGAEDLPEGESILLWGFDKQYAGKALIARQQKGLGWLYTVEADGDWSRMFVDERVKLAYNKRAALFGSKETTAFRLINGEGDQIPGVTVDWYAGFLQINWYSQGIYAFREWIFEALQTLPIHILGIYETQRFGQLKVAEAVRHTWGEEAEKPHLIQENGVTYATYLGEDWMTGIFLDQREVRNFVKQQAKALTVLNLFSYTGAFSVAAEMGGAAKTISVDVANRSLDLTEEQFAVNHLERNQEVREIRVMDVFDYIRYAKRHGLKFDMVICDPPSFARTKQYTFSARQDYAQLAEDLFALTEVGGMTILSTNHSGYPQDAFREDLRMAAERSVAQVHLLQQFGLPEDFQTTADATSQYLKVMAYYRSH